The proteins below are encoded in one region of Flammeovirga kamogawensis:
- a CDS encoding GNAT family N-acetyltransferase translates to MITLKRTNSTDIDFQNLVLQLDKDLAIRNGDTNDFFAKYNTTDQIKNVIVAYYDDIPVGCGAMKEYALSVMEMKRMYVIPEMRGKKVAVLILHDLECWATALGYKKCVLETGDKMPEAIGLYKKSMYKIIPNYGQYEEVESSICFEKIL, encoded by the coding sequence ATGATTACATTAAAAAGAACAAACTCTACAGATATAGACTTTCAAAATTTAGTACTTCAACTAGATAAAGATTTAGCAATTAGAAATGGTGATACAAATGATTTTTTTGCTAAGTACAATACAACAGATCAAATTAAAAATGTAATTGTCGCCTATTACGATGATATACCAGTAGGTTGTGGTGCAATGAAAGAATATGCATTATCTGTTATGGAAATGAAAAGAATGTATGTAATACCAGAAATGCGAGGAAAGAAAGTGGCAGTTTTAATTTTACATGATTTAGAATGTTGGGCAACTGCACTAGGCTATAAAAAATGTGTTCTAGAAACAGGTGATAAAATGCCAGAGGCTATTGGTCTTTATAAAAAAAGTATGTATAAAATTATACCAAATTATGGTCAGTATGAAGAAGTAGAAAGTAGTATATGCTTTGAAAAGATTTTATAG